A window from Candidatus Zixiibacteriota bacterium encodes these proteins:
- a CDS encoding ACT domain-containing protein — protein MPLSDEDIRRVSAAAVTQLGDRADRATVEAAIRALDRERDKTPPASDADSEAEMTDRAHTLVGNSSDTSRPSGEAHPEDSADGQDGNRIIVASFGRNRPGVAAALTAVMAECGADIADITQKILQEFFSMIMIVDLSKASVDFAALQSKLSEVESRLGITVVAQHQDVFRAMHRI, from the coding sequence ATGCCGCTGTCCGACGAAGACATACGACGAGTTTCCGCCGCTGCCGTGACCCAACTGGGCGATCGCGCCGATCGCGCTACGGTCGAAGCGGCAATCCGCGCACTGGATCGGGAACGTGACAAGACGCCGCCGGCATCCGACGCCGACAGCGAAGCCGAGATGACTGACCGCGCCCACACGCTTGTGGGGAACAGTTCCGACACGTCCCGACCGTCGGGCGAAGCACACCCGGAGGATTCTGCGGATGGTCAGGACGGCAATCGCATCATCGTCGCTTCGTTCGGACGCAATCGTCCCGGTGTCGCCGCCGCCCTGACCGCGGTCATGGCCGAATGCGGCGCCGACATCGCCGACATCACCCAGAAGATTCTTCAGGAATTCTTCTCGATGATTATGATCGTGGACTTGTCGAAGGCGTCGGTCGATTTCGCCGCCCTCCAAAGCAAGCTGTCCGAGGTCGAATCGCGTCTCGGCATCACGGTCGTCGCTCAGCATCAGGACGTCTTCCGGGCCATGCACAGAATCTAA
- a CDS encoding EutN/CcmL family microcompartment protein, translating to MFIGTVIGQLWSTKKVANLQSLRFLLVRPQGLNRAPNTDVVVAADVLGAGVGEKVMVAYGRAARLAVGDENCSIEAAVVGIIDNIDARGPDDTAPT from the coding sequence GTGTTTATCGGGACAGTGATCGGACAACTCTGGTCGACGAAGAAGGTCGCCAATCTTCAGTCGCTGCGGTTTCTCCTGGTGCGGCCACAGGGTTTGAACAGGGCCCCCAACACCGATGTCGTGGTCGCCGCCGATGTGCTGGGGGCCGGCGTCGGCGAGAAGGTCATGGTCGCCTATGGACGCGCGGCGCGACTGGCGGTCGGCGATGAGAATTGCTCCATCGAGGCGGCGGTGGTCGGCATCATCGACAACATCGACGCGCGCGGCCCAGACGACACGGCGCCGACCTGA